The following proteins come from a genomic window of Sulfitobacter indolifex:
- a CDS encoding glycosyltransferase family 2 protein, which translates to MQQPSRLLVVILNYRTADMTLRAAETALADMPKENAELVIVDNASGDGSDALLAQAIAARGWDAGNRVRLISAPSNGGFGAGNNIAMRAGMSDGSTPDFVHVVNSDAFLDPGCIAGLMDHLQKHPRAGLAGSHVRGEDDLPHSTAFRFPSVAGEFEGAVRFGPITRLLSSSVVAPPLPKVAAPVDWVAGASVMMRWEMLAEIGLFDEEYFLYYEETDLCLRAVRAGWECWFVPQARCIHIGSVSTGLKEAQRTPRYWFDSRRRYFTKNHGKTYATLALLARLAGGGLHHLRCLVTGRSPEDEGRFYRDLAEHALTARRSALTAKDLNSRPVAEDRS; encoded by the coding sequence ATGCAGCAGCCTTCCCGACTGTTGGTTGTCATCCTCAACTACCGCACCGCAGATATGACCCTGCGCGCGGCCGAGACTGCTTTGGCGGATATGCCGAAAGAAAACGCCGAATTGGTGATCGTCGACAATGCCAGCGGCGACGGCTCGGATGCGCTGCTGGCGCAGGCGATTGCAGCGCGCGGATGGGATGCGGGCAACCGGGTGCGGTTGATCTCGGCCCCAAGTAACGGCGGTTTCGGTGCGGGCAACAACATAGCCATGCGCGCTGGCATGTCGGATGGGTCAACGCCTGATTTCGTGCATGTGGTGAACTCTGACGCATTCCTTGATCCGGGCTGTATCGCGGGTTTGATGGATCACCTGCAAAAACATCCTCGCGCGGGATTGGCCGGAAGCCATGTGCGCGGTGAGGATGATCTGCCTCATTCCACCGCTTTCCGTTTTCCTTCTGTTGCTGGAGAATTCGAGGGGGCCGTTCGGTTTGGCCCCATAACGCGGTTGCTGTCATCCTCCGTGGTGGCCCCCCCGTTGCCGAAAGTGGCCGCGCCTGTCGACTGGGTTGCTGGGGCCAGCGTCATGATGCGTTGGGAGATGTTGGCAGAGATCGGTCTCTTTGATGAAGAGTATTTCCTATACTATGAGGAAACCGACCTTTGCCTGCGCGCCGTGCGGGCAGGTTGGGAGTGTTGGTTTGTGCCCCAGGCGCGCTGCATTCACATCGGCTCAGTCTCAACGGGTCTGAAAGAAGCACAGCGCACACCGCGCTATTGGTTTGATAGCCGGCGTCGCTATTTTACCAAGAACCACGGCAAAACCTATGCGACGCTTGCCCTGTTGGCGCGGCTCGCTGGGGGCGGGCTGCACCATCTGCGATGTCTGGTGACAGGGCGCAGTCCCGAAGATGAGGGGCGCTTTTACCGTGACCTTGCTGAGCACGCGCTCACTGCCAGACGTTCGGCTCTCACAGCCAAAGACCTCAACAGTCGCCCCGTTGCGGAGGACCGATCATGA
- a CDS encoding MupA/Atu3671 family FMN-dependent luciferase-like monooxygenase, whose translation MTASFSANPFSALLMGDESLTIACGDMLLAGGHQIAAVISRDDTVRDWAQRLGLVLFRDAEDLLQTRVAADWFLSIANLRLIPEAVLALPSQGAINFHDGPLPRYAGLNTPAWAIINEEVRHGVSWHLIETGVDTGNLLVQRMVDIAKDETAFSLNSKCYAAGMESFGEVLAQLESGTLKSSIQDQSRRSYYAKDKRPENGGVIDFTKRAEEISALVRGLDFGEYWNPLTTAKIISAAGQLFVVSRAEVLETTGGTPGEVAEVSSARMVVATGDMHLALHSVRNLAGQNVDLSDIFAPGDRLVHAANTPPAPGEEPHWQRALTGFQALPVPLATAPETVATLARHEIALSQGLGLPLQTAAAALVALRSAGLSEGGIALRHGTKTAALLADWLPMSIAAEAGTSIADLCAQLEPQLARARNATGFAVDLPLRDPAIGVLNTPDFALSFDGEPLSGAALTLCLSPEGATLLADRTRLTDDAINLLAARLEAAFAEVADASDCATVWALPKVEADLLDRVNATARSYDPLTIPAAFEAQVSRTPEAPALVFEGETLSYATLNARANQLAHVLREMGAGPGTPVALCTARGVDLLVGALGILKAGAGYVPLDPAYPADRLAHYLSDSGASVVVTQSDLAAGLPQHSAQVIEIDRDPRLASASDTNPTAVVGPDDLAYLIYTSGSTGTPKGVMVSHGNVANFFAGMDDRIDHEAGAVWLAVTSLSFDISVLELFWTLSRGFKLVLAGDDSRALMSNGPIATSDRKIDFNLFYWGNDDGVGPKKYELLLEGAKFADANGFNAVWTPERHFHAFGGPYPNPSVTGAAVAAVTHNLDVRAGSCVAPLHHPARIAEEWAVIDNLTNGRIGLAIASGWQPDDFVLRPENTPPQNKPAMYDAIDQLRKLWAGEAVEFPRADGTPHAVVTQPRPVSKVLPIWVTTAGNPQTWKEAGEIGANVLTHLLGQSVEEVADKIKIYHDALQGAGHDPADHKVTVMLHSYLAATRAEAEEVAREPMKDYLRSAAGLIKQYAWAFPAFKKPAGTTNPFEIDLEGLSAEEMDAILEFAFQRYFNDSGMFGTVDDGLVRAEQLKRIGVDEIACLIDYGIATDKVMAGLKPLADVLRRANAGGAPAENDHSIAAQIIRHGVTHLQCTPSMAQMMVTNDEARGALARVKSLMIGGEALPGRLSRELREATQAQIQNMYGPTETTIWSTTHVLQNAEATTAPIGTPIANTQVHVLDAAHQRLPIGAAGELWIGGDGVTRGYWKRAELTAERFIDDPFIGTGRLYGTGDLVQMDADGLLHFEGRADAQVKIRGHRIELGEVEARLSDLPGVRQAVAVLRDDAGHSGARLVGYVVADTPVDSDGARRQLAAHLPDIMVPHVIVSLPAMPLTPNKKIDRKALPAPTNRRAERAANAQEAPPSDGSQAAIAQVWGALLGIGDIRGTDNFFALGGHSLLAVQAHRDIKEALNLNTLAITDIFRFPTLAGLAAHIDGAGGKTSAPVVAPPIVDTPARSETMSKRRMMRAGRGRGQS comes from the coding sequence ATGACCGCCAGCTTCAGCGCCAATCCGTTTTCAGCCCTGCTGATGGGCGACGAATCCCTGACCATCGCCTGCGGTGACATGCTGCTGGCGGGCGGGCATCAGATTGCCGCCGTCATCAGCCGGGACGACACGGTGCGCGACTGGGCCCAAAGGCTGGGGCTGGTGCTGTTTCGTGATGCAGAAGACTTATTGCAAACGCGCGTGGCTGCTGATTGGTTTTTGAGCATCGCCAACCTTCGGCTGATCCCGGAGGCGGTTCTGGCGCTACCATCACAGGGCGCAATCAACTTTCATGACGGGCCGCTGCCGCGCTATGCGGGGCTGAATACCCCTGCATGGGCGATTATCAATGAGGAAGTGCGCCACGGGGTGAGTTGGCACCTGATTGAGACGGGCGTTGATACAGGCAACCTGCTGGTGCAGCGCATGGTTGATATTGCAAAGGACGAGACGGCATTTAGTCTCAACTCCAAATGCTACGCCGCCGGGATGGAAAGTTTTGGCGAGGTGCTTGCCCAGTTGGAAAGCGGCACTTTGAAAAGCAGCATCCAAGACCAGAGCAGGCGTAGCTATTATGCAAAGGACAAGCGGCCTGAGAATGGTGGGGTCATCGACTTTACCAAGCGCGCCGAGGAAATTAGCGCATTGGTTCGCGGGCTGGACTTTGGGGAGTATTGGAACCCGCTGACCACGGCGAAGATCATCAGCGCTGCGGGGCAGCTATTTGTCGTTTCCCGTGCGGAGGTCTTGGAGACAACAGGCGGCACCCCCGGCGAAGTGGCAGAGGTCAGCTCCGCACGCATGGTCGTGGCCACGGGGGACATGCATCTGGCCCTCCACAGCGTGCGCAATCTTGCGGGGCAAAATGTTGATCTTTCCGACATTTTTGCCCCAGGTGATCGCTTGGTCCATGCGGCAAACACGCCCCCCGCGCCGGGCGAAGAGCCGCACTGGCAACGCGCGTTGACGGGGTTTCAAGCGCTGCCGGTCCCGCTGGCCACCGCACCGGAAACAGTCGCCACATTGGCCCGGCATGAGATCGCCCTGTCACAAGGCCTCGGCCTACCGCTGCAAACCGCCGCAGCGGCATTGGTGGCTCTCCGCAGCGCTGGACTGAGCGAAGGCGGCATTGCGCTGCGTCACGGTACAAAAACCGCAGCACTGCTGGCCGATTGGCTGCCCATGAGCATTGCGGCAGAGGCGGGCACTTCGATTGCCGATCTATGCGCGCAGTTGGAACCTCAGCTTGCCCGTGCGCGGAATGCCACAGGATTTGCCGTCGACTTGCCGTTGCGCGATCCGGCCATCGGCGTCTTGAACACCCCTGATTTCGCCCTGTCCTTTGACGGTGAGCCCCTTTCCGGTGCGGCGCTTACACTGTGCCTCAGCCCTGAGGGCGCCACGCTGCTTGCTGACAGGACACGGCTTACCGATGACGCGATCAATCTGCTGGCGGCGCGTTTGGAGGCCGCCTTTGCCGAGGTCGCAGATGCCTCTGATTGTGCCACCGTTTGGGCGCTGCCAAAGGTTGAAGCAGACCTGCTGGACCGCGTGAACGCAACCGCGCGCAGCTATGATCCCCTTACGATTCCCGCCGCTTTCGAGGCTCAGGTAAGCCGGACCCCGGAGGCGCCTGCGCTGGTGTTTGAAGGTGAAACGCTGAGCTATGCCACACTCAATGCACGCGCGAACCAATTGGCGCATGTGCTACGTGAGATGGGTGCCGGACCGGGGACGCCCGTGGCGCTTTGCACAGCGCGCGGGGTGGACCTTTTGGTTGGCGCGCTTGGGATTTTGAAAGCCGGTGCGGGTTATGTTCCGCTTGACCCGGCCTATCCGGCGGATCGTTTGGCGCATTATCTTTCGGACAGTGGCGCGTCGGTCGTGGTGACGCAATCGGACCTCGCGGCCGGTCTTCCGCAGCACAGCGCGCAGGTGATCGAGATTGACCGCGACCCGCGCCTTGCCAGTGCATCCGACACAAACCCTACCGCTGTGGTAGGGCCGGACGATCTTGCTTATTTGATCTACACCTCCGGCTCTACCGGGACGCCCAAAGGTGTGATGGTCAGCCACGGCAATGTGGCGAACTTCTTTGCCGGAATGGACGACCGAATTGACCATGAAGCCGGTGCAGTCTGGCTGGCCGTGACGAGCCTGAGCTTTGACATTTCGGTGTTAGAGCTTTTTTGGACCCTTTCGCGTGGTTTCAAACTGGTGCTCGCGGGCGATGACAGCCGGGCGCTGATGTCGAATGGGCCGATTGCGACGAGCGACCGCAAAATTGACTTCAACCTGTTCTATTGGGGTAACGACGATGGCGTCGGCCCCAAGAAATACGAACTGCTGCTTGAAGGGGCGAAATTCGCCGATGCAAATGGGTTCAACGCCGTTTGGACGCCGGAGCGGCACTTCCATGCCTTTGGCGGCCCCTATCCCAACCCATCCGTCACCGGTGCGGCTGTGGCTGCGGTGACGCATAACCTTGATGTGCGGGCAGGGTCTTGCGTGGCCCCGCTGCACCATCCCGCGCGGATCGCGGAAGAATGGGCGGTGATCGACAATCTGACCAATGGGCGGATCGGCTTGGCCATCGCAAGCGGCTGGCAGCCTGATGATTTCGTCCTGCGCCCCGAAAATACGCCGCCGCAGAACAAGCCCGCGATGTATGACGCGATCGACCAGCTGCGCAAGCTCTGGGCCGGGGAGGCGGTGGAGTTCCCTCGTGCCGATGGCACGCCCCATGCGGTGGTCACACAGCCGCGCCCCGTGTCCAAGGTCCTGCCCATTTGGGTCACCACAGCCGGCAATCCGCAGACGTGGAAAGAAGCGGGGGAGATTGGGGCTAATGTACTGACGCACCTACTGGGCCAATCGGTTGAAGAGGTCGCGGACAAGATCAAAATCTACCACGACGCCTTGCAAGGTGCGGGCCATGATCCGGCGGATCACAAGGTCACGGTAATGCTGCACAGCTATCTGGCCGCGACCCGTGCAGAGGCCGAAGAGGTCGCCCGCGAACCGATGAAAGACTACCTGCGTTCGGCGGCGGGGCTGATCAAGCAATACGCTTGGGCCTTTCCGGCCTTCAAGAAGCCGGCAGGCACGACCAACCCATTTGAGATCGACCTTGAGGGGCTCTCGGCTGAGGAAATGGACGCGATCCTTGAGTTCGCTTTCCAGCGCTATTTTAACGACAGCGGCATGTTCGGCACCGTGGATGATGGCCTTGTCCGGGCCGAGCAGCTCAAACGGATCGGCGTGGATGAGATCGCTTGCCTGATCGACTACGGCATTGCCACCGACAAGGTGATGGCGGGGTTAAAGCCTTTGGCCGACGTGCTGCGCCGCGCCAATGCGGGCGGGGCACCGGCAGAGAACGACCACTCCATCGCCGCGCAGATTATCCGCCATGGCGTGACCCATCTGCAATGCACACCATCGATGGCGCAGATGATGGTGACGAATGACGAGGCCCGAGGTGCGCTGGCGCGGGTTAAATCACTGATGATCGGGGGCGAAGCGCTGCCCGGTCGCCTGTCACGCGAACTGCGCGAGGCGACGCAGGCGCAAATCCAAAACATGTACGGCCCGACCGAAACGACAATCTGGTCGACGACCCATGTGCTGCAAAACGCAGAGGCCACCACCGCCCCCATTGGCACGCCGATTGCCAATACGCAGGTCCATGTCCTTGATGCTGCCCACCAGCGATTGCCAATCGGCGCAGCGGGAGAGCTTTGGATCGGCGGGGACGGTGTGACCCGAGGCTATTGGAAGCGCGCGGAATTGACGGCGGAGCGGTTCATCGATGATCCTTTCATCGGTACGGGCCGCCTTTATGGCACAGGTGATCTGGTGCAGATGGACGCGGACGGGCTGCTGCATTTTGAGGGCCGCGCCGATGCACAGGTCAAAATCAGAGGCCACCGGATTGAGTTGGGTGAGGTTGAGGCGCGGTTAAGCGACCTGCCGGGCGTTCGACAGGCCGTGGCCGTGTTGCGCGACGATGCTGGACACAGCGGGGCGCGTTTGGTTGGCTATGTCGTGGCAGACACCCCTGTCGATAGTGACGGCGCAAGGCGGCAACTGGCTGCACATTTGCCCGATATCATGGTGCCGCATGTGATCGTGTCATTGCCCGCCATGCCGTTGACACCCAACAAGAAAATAGATCGAAAAGCCTTGCCTGCGCCTACCAATCGTCGCGCGGAACGTGCAGCAAATGCACAGGAGGCTCCCCCTTCTGATGGCAGCCAAGCTGCGATTGCACAGGTTTGGGGCGCGCTTCTAGGCATCGGGGACATTCGCGGGACGGATAACTTCTTTGCGCTGGGCGGTCATTCGCTGCTGGCGGTGCAGGCGCATCGCGACATTAAAGAGGCGCTGAACCTCAATACTTTGGCGATCACTGATATCTTCCGTTTCCCGACCCTTGCGGGATTGGCGGCGCATATCGACGGGGCAGGTGGCAAGACCTCCGCGCCAGTCGTAGCCCCCCCGATCGTCGATACACCTGCACGGTCTGAAACCATGTCGAAACGTCGGATGATGCGCGCGGGCCGTGGACGCGGGCAAAGCTAG
- a CDS encoding 4'-phosphopantetheinyl transferase family protein, with protein MTQGAEIAAAVRGVFDLPVAVAVTRPDAVHPPLFADEAALIARARPVRIAEFTAGRSAAREAMRQLGHAPKPVLATSDRAPIWPLGLTGSISHCADWCIAVLVRDSNARSLGVDIEEDRPLPGDLLDEICSQSEIARLQKAGHLSAAMRIFCAKEAAYKAQYPLTRTLFGFDRLDVTLRADSSAFDAQFTQDTECFRRGDKLPGRIVSVAGHLVSAVAIGQIDRKGA; from the coding sequence ATGACGCAAGGGGCCGAGATTGCGGCGGCGGTACGGGGGGTGTTCGACCTGCCTGTCGCCGTCGCAGTGACCCGGCCTGACGCGGTCCATCCCCCTTTGTTTGCCGACGAGGCCGCCCTGATCGCTCGCGCGCGGCCCGTACGGATCGCTGAGTTCACCGCGGGGCGCAGTGCTGCGCGCGAGGCGATGCGCCAACTCGGCCATGCGCCCAAACCGGTGCTCGCCACGTCCGACCGCGCGCCGATCTGGCCGCTGGGTCTGACCGGCTCTATCAGCCATTGCGCGGACTGGTGTATTGCCGTGCTCGTGCGGGACAGTAACGCGCGCTCCCTTGGGGTTGATATAGAAGAAGACAGGCCGCTGCCCGGCGATTTACTAGACGAAATCTGTAGCCAGAGTGAGATCGCCCGGCTGCAAAAAGCGGGTCACCTCTCCGCCGCCATGCGCATCTTTTGTGCCAAGGAAGCCGCCTATAAGGCGCAATACCCGCTCACGCGAACGCTGTTCGGTTTTGATCGGCTTGATGTCACGCTCCGCGCAGATAGCTCTGCCTTTGACGCGCAATTTACCCAAGACACCGAATGCTTTAGGCGCGGCGATAAGCTGCCGGGGCGGATCGTTTCCGTGGCGGGCCACCTTGTCAGCGCGGTGGCGATTGGGCAGATTGATCGCAAAGGAGCTTGA
- a CDS encoding glycosyltransferase family 2 protein — MAVTSGAIKGVSVLIPAHNEADWLPACLSALCASEPVAGPVEVIVIANGCSDNTAEIAAKSTLDFEARGWVLNVIELTQGSKLGAWNAGEGAAGGEVLVYLDADVRVSPPLLRQLAEALGKDAPRYASGLPKVTTSGNWVTRHYTRFWQTTAFMTHGVPGFGIFAMNRAGRARWGDWPDIISDDTFARLNFTPDERIAVPATYDWPMIEGYVPLVRVRRRQDVGVAEVTQLFPDLMRNDDSHDQMRPFWRRAVADPLGALVFLAVRLAIHAPVFRSSNRWVRGR, encoded by the coding sequence ATGGCAGTAACTTCGGGCGCCATCAAAGGGGTTAGCGTATTGATCCCTGCCCATAACGAGGCCGATTGGCTGCCCGCTTGCCTGAGCGCGCTCTGCGCGTCTGAGCCGGTCGCGGGGCCGGTTGAAGTGATCGTCATAGCCAATGGATGTTCCGACAATACCGCCGAGATCGCAGCCAAATCGACGCTCGATTTCGAAGCGCGGGGCTGGGTGTTGAACGTGATTGAATTGACCCAAGGCAGCAAGCTTGGCGCGTGGAACGCGGGCGAGGGGGCGGCAGGGGGCGAAGTCTTGGTCTATCTCGATGCAGATGTGCGGGTCTCACCACCCTTGCTGCGCCAATTGGCCGAGGCATTGGGCAAGGACGCGCCGCGCTATGCCAGCGGGCTGCCAAAGGTGACGACATCAGGCAATTGGGTGACGCGCCATTACACGCGGTTTTGGCAGACCACGGCGTTTATGACCCACGGTGTGCCGGGGTTCGGCATCTTTGCCATGAACCGTGCGGGACGGGCGCGTTGGGGCGATTGGCCGGATATCATCTCGGATGACACTTTCGCGCGGTTAAACTTTACCCCGGATGAGCGTATCGCCGTGCCGGCCACCTACGACTGGCCGATGATCGAAGGATATGTCCCGCTGGTGCGGGTCCGCCGGCGGCAGGACGTTGGAGTGGCCGAGGTTACGCAACTTTTCCCCGATCTGATGCGAAACGACGATAGCCACGATCAGATGCGCCCCTTCTGGCGGCGGGCAGTGGCGGATCCACTGGGCGCGCTGGTCTTTCTTGCTGTGCGTTTGGCGATCCACGCTCCGGTCTTTCGCAGTTCAAACCGCTGGGTGCGGGGGCGTTAG
- a CDS encoding glycosyltransferase — protein MKIAYILNTYPQPSHSFIRREITALEAAGHEVFRFAMRAPDVALVDAQDKAEEARTHYVLAAGGGALSAAILRVLLRSPMRFGKALGHVWNAARRAETGLFRHLIYLAEACYLRAQLDNSGVQHLHAHFGTNATMVAMLCHILGGPRYSFTTHGPEEFDSPRALSLDAKVRYSGFAVAISQFGRSQLCRWADPADWKRIKVVHCGIEPAKFPAPTPLPDGPRRLVSIGRFVEQKGQLAVINAMALLRDSHPDLRLTLIGDGELRGEIEAEIARHGLQDRITLTGWLDEAQVTSELAAAHGLVMPSFAEGLPMVVMEAMAAARPVIATYIAGTPELVQPGQTGWLVPAGDVSALAEAMAALHDAPLAALEEMGTKARTRVFARHDVSLEAAKLAELMANPAR, from the coding sequence GTGAAGATTGCCTATATTCTCAACACCTATCCGCAGCCTTCGCATTCTTTCATCCGGCGCGAAATCACGGCATTGGAGGCGGCGGGTCACGAGGTCTTTCGCTTTGCCATGCGCGCGCCAGACGTTGCGCTGGTCGATGCTCAGGACAAGGCCGAAGAGGCGCGGACCCACTATGTCTTGGCCGCCGGAGGGGGTGCACTCAGCGCTGCCATCCTGCGCGTTCTGCTGCGATCGCCTATGCGTTTCGGCAAAGCGCTTGGGCACGTCTGGAACGCCGCGCGCCGGGCGGAAACGGGCCTTTTCCGGCATCTGATTTATCTGGCCGAGGCTTGTTACCTGCGCGCGCAGTTAGATAACAGCGGCGTCCAACACCTGCATGCGCATTTTGGGACAAATGCCACCATGGTCGCCATGCTCTGCCATATTCTGGGCGGCCCGCGGTATAGTTTCACCACCCACGGGCCTGAGGAATTCGACAGTCCTCGCGCGCTCTCTCTCGATGCAAAAGTCCGTTATTCCGGTTTCGCCGTGGCAATCAGTCAATTCGGTCGCAGCCAGCTTTGCCGATGGGCCGATCCTGCGGATTGGAAGCGCATCAAGGTCGTCCATTGTGGTATTGAGCCCGCCAAATTCCCCGCCCCCACGCCCTTGCCCGATGGCCCACGGCGCTTGGTCTCTATCGGTCGTTTCGTAGAGCAGAAGGGTCAGCTCGCGGTGATTAACGCCATGGCGCTGTTGCGTGACAGCCACCCTGATCTACGACTTACGCTCATCGGTGACGGGGAACTGCGCGGCGAGATAGAGGCTGAGATTGCCCGGCACGGCCTTCAAGACCGTATCACCCTGACCGGTTGGCTTGACGAGGCCCAAGTCACCTCCGAACTCGCCGCCGCCCATGGGCTTGTGATGCCTAGTTTTGCCGAAGGCTTGCCCATGGTGGTGATGGAGGCCATGGCCGCCGCCCGCCCGGTGATCGCCACCTATATCGCTGGCACACCTGAGTTGGTGCAGCCCGGCCAAACCGGATGGCTGGTGCCAGCAGGCGATGTGTCAGCCTTGGCCGAAGCGATGGCCGCGTTGCATGATGCCCCCTTAGCAGCACTAGAAGAGATGGGGACGAAAGCCCGGACACGGGTATTCGCGCGCCATGATGTTAGCCTTGAGGCTGCAAAATTGGCTGAATTGATGGCAAATCCCGCCCGCTAA
- a CDS encoding oligosaccharide flippase family protein — protein MARALRSTSWIVLGYGGAQAVRLASNLILTRLLFPEAFGLMALIQVVIVGLTLFSDVGIAPSIAQSKRGDDRDFLDTAWTIQTIRGLGLWLAACALAGPIAGFYNEPLLLTYLPIAALTLVISGFNPTRIETAHRHLQMGPLTLLDLTSQVIGIVVMIIGALLYQSVATLVVGAVVGALAKLALTHAFLPGPGNRFRLERPAVQELVSFGKWIFLSTMFWFFASQGDRAILGKFLSLEGLGIYNIGYFLASFPLLLGQNVTGRVMIPIYREANSGDYPKLRRMRYGLSGGLLALLVVMALAGPWLVSVLYDSRYLQSGAILVMLALALMPQVIGMTYDQAALAAGDSRRFFISSALRASLQIGMLLGGVIYAGLPGALIGMGVGMLLSHLALIWLARAHGVWDARHDMTLAVLALAFGALALWLHWDRVLGLSATF, from the coding sequence ATGGCACGTGCGCTGCGCTCAACCTCATGGATCGTGCTGGGCTATGGTGGTGCTCAGGCCGTCCGGCTGGCCTCGAACTTGATCCTGACGCGGTTGCTGTTTCCCGAGGCATTTGGCCTAATGGCGCTGATACAGGTGGTGATTGTCGGATTAACGCTGTTTTCTGACGTAGGGATCGCACCCTCGATCGCCCAAAGCAAACGTGGCGACGACCGCGACTTTCTAGATACCGCATGGACGATCCAAACGATCCGGGGGCTCGGCTTGTGGCTGGCAGCTTGTGCGCTGGCAGGGCCGATAGCGGGGTTTTACAACGAGCCTTTGCTGCTCACCTACCTGCCCATTGCGGCGCTGACGCTTGTGATCTCTGGCTTCAACCCCACCCGGATCGAAACCGCGCATCGGCATTTGCAGATGGGGCCTCTGACGCTGCTGGACCTGACATCGCAGGTGATTGGCATTGTGGTGATGATTATCGGCGCATTGCTCTACCAGTCTGTGGCGACCCTGGTGGTCGGCGCTGTGGTGGGGGCGCTGGCAAAGCTGGCCCTGACCCATGCGTTCCTGCCAGGCCCGGGCAACCGTTTTCGGTTGGAGCGACCTGCAGTGCAGGAGCTGGTGAGTTTTGGCAAATGGATCTTTTTGTCGACGATGTTTTGGTTCTTCGCCAGCCAAGGCGACAGGGCCATCTTGGGCAAGTTCCTCTCGCTCGAAGGATTGGGGATCTACAACATCGGCTATTTCCTCGCCAGTTTTCCACTGCTGTTGGGGCAGAATGTCACCGGGCGGGTGATGATCCCCATCTACCGCGAAGCGAACAGTGGCGATTACCCCAAACTGCGGCGCATGCGCTATGGGCTGAGTGGTGGATTGCTGGCGCTGTTGGTGGTGATGGCGCTGGCGGGACCATGGCTGGTATCGGTGCTTTACGACTCACGCTATCTGCAAAGCGGGGCGATTTTAGTGATGCTGGCGCTGGCATTGATGCCGCAGGTCATTGGGATGACCTATGATCAGGCAGCATTGGCAGCAGGGGATTCGCGGCGTTTCTTCATCTCTTCAGCATTACGGGCCAGTCTGCAGATCGGAATGCTGTTGGGTGGCGTGATTTATGCAGGGCTGCCCGGGGCGCTGATCGGGATGGGGGTAGGGATGCTGCTGTCGCATCTGGCGCTGATCTGGCTGGCACGGGCACATGGGGTTTGGGACGCGCGCCATGATATGACTCTCGCTGTGCTGGCGCTGGCGTTTGGTGCGCTGGCGCTTTGGCTGCACTGGGATCGGGTGCTGGGTCTAAGCGCCACGTTCTGA
- a CDS encoding GumC family protein: MGPIYTFDDIIDMLRRRAGVIILITLVGCIASVFWALSIAHVYQSSEVIQIEQPKIANDLAPSTVEGSSARRLQLIEQQLMARGTLIDIIQRFDLYDNMTELRTSEKVDLLRRSVTITGVAAPREGYADDGTISVMTFTAEMDNPADAQAVAREFADRTRQMSAAQRQSQTLETLEFFQRQEQNLIRDISALEAELADYRAENDLSLAGSLEFRRGEISSLNDAILELDREIIATRLARDRVNPDARAATIAREQEELNATLESLSTQRDLLQEQREILTTSLQTSPEVEQELARFERRMSQLQDQLEVITARRNEAEVGFSLESDQRGEKLITLEQAELPDYPVSLSRKKRAAVGGMGSFMLALIVAFLLELRRPIIRSARQMTRETGLVPVVSIPDLSPQEKRRTLGKVWQQRLNAGKQGRAARMARKQRG; this comes from the coding sequence ATGGGACCGATCTATACATTCGATGACATCATCGACATGCTGCGCCGTCGCGCGGGCGTGATCATTTTGATTACACTCGTGGGCTGCATCGCTTCGGTATTTTGGGCGCTGTCGATCGCCCATGTTTACCAATCCTCCGAGGTTATACAGATCGAGCAGCCCAAGATTGCCAACGATCTTGCCCCGTCCACTGTCGAAGGGTCTTCGGCCCGGCGTCTGCAGTTGATTGAGCAGCAGTTGATGGCGCGGGGAACGCTCATCGATATCATTCAACGCTTTGATCTCTACGATAATATGACTGAACTGCGGACTTCTGAAAAAGTTGATCTGCTGCGCCGATCTGTCACCATCACCGGGGTCGCAGCTCCGCGTGAAGGCTATGCTGATGACGGCACCATCTCTGTCATGACCTTCACCGCCGAGATGGACAACCCAGCCGACGCGCAGGCCGTTGCGCGTGAGTTTGCCGACCGAACCCGCCAGATGTCCGCAGCGCAGCGCCAAAGCCAGACCCTTGAGACGTTGGAGTTTTTCCAGCGCCAGGAACAAAATCTAATCCGCGACATCTCAGCACTAGAGGCTGAATTGGCCGATTACCGCGCCGAGAATGACCTTTCCCTCGCCGGCAGTCTCGAATTTCGCCGCGGAGAGATCAGCAGTCTGAATGACGCCATCCTTGAACTTGACCGCGAAATCATTGCCACACGACTGGCCCGCGACCGGGTGAACCCCGATGCCCGCGCGGCCACCATCGCGCGCGAGCAAGAAGAGTTGAACGCGACACTCGAAAGCCTCTCGACACAGCGTGATCTGCTACAAGAACAACGCGAAATACTGACGACGAGCCTGCAAACCTCACCCGAGGTCGAGCAGGAGCTGGCCCGGTTTGAACGCCGCATGAGCCAGTTGCAGGACCAGCTTGAGGTGATCACCGCTCGGCGCAACGAGGCGGAGGTGGGGTTCTCACTTGAATCCGATCAACGCGGTGAGAAACTGATAACGCTTGAGCAGGCCGAACTGCCAGATTATCCGGTATCGCTCAGCCGGAAAAAGCGTGCAGCCGTTGGCGGCATGGGCAGTTTCATGCTGGCACTGATCGTCGCCTTTTTGCTGGAACTGCGCCGCCCGATCATTCGCTCTGCGCGGCAGATGACCCGCGAAACCGGGCTGGTGCCCGTTGTGTCGATCCCAGACCTTAGCCCGCAAGAAAAGCGCCGGACGCTCGGCAAGGTTTGGCAACAGCGTTTGAACGCTGGCAAACAGGGTCGCGCGGCACGTATGGCGCGCAAGCAAAGGGGCTGA